The DNA window CTGAGCGGCAGCAATCTGCCCAGTGGTCAGTGTGTCGTATGTCTGTACGGATTCGCCGACGGCGACGAGTTCACCCGCACCGAGTGCTTCCACTATCTGCACAGCTACTGCCTGGCCCGCCATTTGAATGCCCTGCGCCGCAACTACCAGGAGGAGTTCGACAAGCTGCCCGCCTGGCTGCAGAAGACGGCGGATCCCTTCCAGGCCCTGTGTCCTGTCTGCCGTGAGCACATCGGCGACGAAACGGATAGCCTCAAGTGCGCCATGCCCCCGTCGGAGCTCCTTAATGCTCCGGACTTTAAGGTGACCGAGGAGCTGCGCCAGATGCAGCAGCGCATGTCGGAACTGTATTTGCAGCAGAAGAGTCGCGGAGCCATCATCGATGTGAAGGCCGAGGGATCTGCCGTGATTTCAATCGAGACGGAGGAGGACATCAGGCGAAGGCGTCGTCGCGAGGAGGCCGAGGCAGCCAAGAAGCTGGAGGGACCGGCCAAGGAGGAGGCCATCAAGCCAACCACTAGTTCCACATTTGCGCCCGTCGTGCAGGAGACCCAGCGTATCATGCCAGAGCCGACCAATAATAACTATCATCACAATCGTCGCCACTATCGCGGGGGCCGGCGGCACCATCACCAACATCAGCATGGTCACCACCATCGGGTGGAAAGGGATCGAGAGCAGAATGCGGCTACAGCTCCGGCCACCGCCGGCGGTTCTACATCGAATTCGGGCAACGGCAAGCAGACAAAGGCCCAGTCAGCCAGCTCCGGGCATGCCAGGTGACGATGGCTTCCGAAAGAGATGGGGATCCGGATACCCATTGCGATGCCATGCTGCTAATACACAATGAAGCACCAACCCAAACGGCCCAGGTTTAATTTCGTGAGGCGCACTCGTTTCTGTGAATTTTTAAGTTCGTATATACTTATGTTTAGTTAGCTTTAGCGAGCCGGGTTAGCTAATTTGGATTATATTAATGATGATATTTAGTTGTACCTTAACTATAATGATATTTGTAATGATTTACAAAAGACTTGCGGCACCATGCCGATCCGATATTAGTAGGGCCTTTGATAGTTAGCGCTTAGAGCATGTATTTAGCAGAACCAACTGGCAGCGCTGGCGTTGACGAGATTACACCACAGCATTGAGAAGATCGAGGAGACGACGGTATTGATAT is part of the Drosophila subpulchrella strain 33 F10 #4 breed RU33 unplaced genomic scaffold, RU_Dsub_v1.1 Primary Assembly Seq24, whole genome shotgun sequence genome and encodes:
- the LOC119559460 gene encoding E3 ubiquitin-protein ligase RNF25, which codes for MDALQDEVESLEAILMDDVRIKRTPSGDVEQIETTVLPLTGEEEEQQYVCVTLQVQPTPGYPEESPTFKLLRPRGLDDARLEAIRSACNAKIKESLGFPVVFDLIEVVREHLSGSNLPSGQCVVCLYGFADGDEFTRTECFHYLHSYCLARHLNALRRNYQEEFDKLPAWLQKTADPFQALCPVCREHIGDETDSLKCAMPPSELLNAPDFKVTEELRQMQQRMSELYLQQKSRGAIIDVKAEGSAVISIETEEDIRRRRRREEAEAAKKLEGPAKEEAIKPTTSSTFAPVVQETQRIMPEPTNNNYHHNRRHYRGGRRHHHQHQHGHHHRVERDREQNAATAPATAGGSTSNSGNGKQTKAQSASSGHAR